ATTTTGTTCATTGAGATAGGATAAGCTCTTGTGATCTATTCTAATGACAAACTCTTGTCTCTGGAGATATGGCCTCCATTTCTCTACAGCCATTATCAAAGCCAAAAACTCCTTTTCATAGATAGACAATTTCTGATGGGTGGGTCCTAGTGCTTTACTCATATAAGCCACAGGTTGGTCTCTTTGCATCAAAATAGCTCCCACTCCTGAGTCAAAAGCATCTGTTTCGACAATAAATGGTTGATTGAAATTTGGAATAGCTAAAACTGGAGCTATTACCATTGCCTCCTTTAGCTTGTCAAATGTTGCTGGAGCTGTTGCAGACCACTCAAATTGCTTCTTCTCAAGCCATAATGTTTGATAGAATTTTTTGTAGTAGCCTGTGAGACCCAAAAAGCCCCTCAACTCAGTTACATTTGTGGGAATTGGCCACTTTAGCATTGCTTCTATTTTTGCTAGATCAGTAGCCACACCCTGATCAGAGATAATGTGCCCCAAGTATTCAAGCTGGCTTTGAGCAAAAGAATATTTGCTATGTTTCAGGAAGAAGTGATGCTGTCTGAATTTCTCTAGAACAAGTCTGAGATGCTGGATATGTAATTCCAAGGTGGGGCTGTAAATTAATATGTCATCAAGAAACACCAGCACAAATTTCCTGAGAAAAGGACCCAAAAGCTCATTCATAGTGCATTGAAAGGTGGCTGGAGCATTGGTAAGCCCAAATGGCAAGACCCTAAACTGGTAATGACCATGGTGTGTCTTAAAAGTTGTTTTGTGTTCATCACACTCTTTCATTCTCACTTGGTGATAACCAGCTCTCATGTCTAATTTAGTGAAATATTTTGTGCCAGCAAGTTCATTCAAGATTTCATCAATAATTGGCAGAGGGAACCTATTCTTGATAGTAATATCATTGAGTTTCCTATAATCCACACAAAAAATGCCAAGTGTCATCTTTCTTTTGGACTAATAAGACAAGAGAAGCATAAGGGCTGGTACTAGGAGTTATAAGACCAGCAGCTAGAAGTTCTATCACCTGCCTCTCAATCTCATTTTTGTGCGATGGAGAATATCTATAAGGTTTAGAGTTAACAGGGATAGCACCTGGAGTGATTGGAATTGGATGATCATAAACCCTGGAGGGAGGTAGCTCTTTAGGTTCAGCAAATACATCCTTAAATTCATCAAGGACCTCCTGAATTTCTTCTAGCACAGATGGTGATGCTTGATCTGGCAGAACCTTGACAATAGCAAAAGCCCATATATCATTGCCAGCATCCCATTTAAGCAACTTATCAGCTGAGAGCTCCTGAACAGCCAAATTGTTTGAGTTGACCCCTTTAATGGTGACAAGCTGCCCTTTGTACATAAGTTCCATGGTCTTGTGCTCCCAATGGTGAGTGATGGGACTGTTGAGTTTGAGCCAATCATAGCCTAAGATGCAATCATAAGCAGCTATATCCAGAACTCTCATATCACAGCTGAAAGTGTGTCCCTGAATCCATCATTCCAATTGGGGTACCATTTGATCAGAAATTAATACCTCTCCATTGGCTACCTTTACTGTCTTAGGTGGTGCAGGTATGGATTGTATGCCAAGTTTCTTCAAAAATGTGGAGCTAACAAAGCAATGAGAACTACCACTGTCCACTAGCATCAACATAACTTTGTTTTTAACAAGAGCTCTTAATCTCATGACCTCCCCGTCATCTGTTCCAGGAATGGCATTGAGAGATAGAGTACCAAAATCAGCTGCTAAGGCATCCTCAATGTCCAACTATGTTAACACCTCTTCAGTTAAATTGATGTCCAAATCATTCAGCATAAGGGCATTTGCTTGAGCTTTGGGCCTCTTAGTGCACTTAGAAGCATGAGTAGCATCATGTGGTTCTCTGCAATAAAAGCACAAATTATGAGTTCTGCAATAATCCCTGAGCTGCCTTTCCTTAGAAAGTGGGGCAGATGTGACTGGTTTGTGTTGGTCCATTCTGGCAGAAGATGATGCAGCTGGCCATCTTGTGCTGTTTGGAGTTTTCAGCCCTTTTTTGGTATTTTTGTCTTGAATCTATTACTGTATTTTAGCCAACATTGCAGCTCTTTCCATGGAATGTGGGACTTGTCCTTGAACTGCATATCTGAGCTCTGGCTTTAACCCTCTAATGAACTGGGAGATAAAGTAAGTATCAGGCATGCCTCCACTATGCATGTCCACCTGAAACTGCAGAGCTTCAAAAGCAGCTGCATATTCTTCCACTGAACCTATTTGCTTCAGGTCCAACAATTCATCGATAGTATGTTGGTAATCATAAGCTCCAAATTTTTGCTCCACAACTTTGATGAATTGATCCCATGTCTCCACCATATTATTTCTTTTGGAAACTCTAAACCACCTAGAAGCATTTTCATCCATGTGCATCACTGCTGTCATAATTTTCATATGGTCAGGGATATAAAAAATCTGAAAGTATGTTTCACACTTGTCACGCCAGATTGTGGGGTCTTGTCCTTCAAACCTAGGGAATTGCATCTTCGGCATGGAGCTCTTATGCACATAAGAATTGTGCCCAGCATGGCGACCACCAAAAGTAGAACGAGAATTTTGGGGCTCACCAAAGACTGCATGGTCTTATCGATGGTAATTCTGACGGTGGTAAGCTGCAGCCGATGGTGTAGAACTTCCCCCTTGTTCTGGATCGTCTTTCCCCATGTGCTCCAGCGTCAATTTCGCCACCGCCTGACCAGTGGCCTCCAACTGCTGTGCCATAAGTTGCTGCTCCCGCATGGACAGATCAACCGCCTTGCTGTTGATATCAAGCTTCACCTGCATCTGTTGCTGAGTGATGGTGAGGTCTTCCATTTTGGAGAACAACAAATCCACAGACTCCATCAGCTTGTCCAATTTCGCATCTGTCTTGGCATACCCCTCCGCCATTGCGTCGAGCACAAACTGGGACTGCACGGAAGGTTTTGGTGGAGCTGTGGTGAACTGCCCGCAAATCGAGTCGAGGTAGAATGGGAATTACGGGAAATCAATCGCCGTCGCCGGTGCCGCGCGGCAAACGACGGGATCTCAGCAGACCCACTCCGGTTTCGAGCTCAGATCGACGGAGTATTGCAATTCAACGCACGAGCAACCGATCCAAACCCTAACGCACCAGAATCGCCCGTAGGAATAAGGAATTGCTGGGAAGGCACCtgaattgagaagaaaagacaccgccgccgtgcgccgcctgCTCAGCCCGCcactgcgcgccgccgccgcaccgaaccgccccccccccccaacccccaaaaaaaattcaattggTGAAGAAAAACAGGTTTTTATACCCACCGGAATGTTCCNNNNNNNNNNNNNNNNNNNNNNNNNNNNNNNNNNNNNNNNNNNNNNNNNNNNNNNNNNNNNNNNNNNNNNNNNNNNNNNNNNNNNNNNNNNNNNNNNNNNcccccccccccccccccacacacacacacacgctgAGGAAGACAAGTCTCTGATACCGACTGTAATGTCCCGTTGCTATCGACGACTCGCCGGCGACGTGAGCGCAAACACCAATCGGAATCAGGAGGTAGTTTGGGAAAGGAACCTGAACCTCGAGAACCAGAGTTTTCATTCACAagtcaggccatgtttagttcactccataattccaactttggcactacgCAAAaggaagattcctcatcacatcaaacttgcggtacatgtatggagtactgaatgtagacgaaatcaaaaactaattgcacagttttgttgtactttgcgagacgaatcttttgagcctaattagtcaatatttggacaataattcacaaatacaaacgaaacgctacagtgttgctacagtaattttaacaccccaaagttgggcaactaaacaaggcctcaatACTGATTACAATTGTTACCCATCCGACACACTTAATACCCCACACACAGGCTGACAGCCCGGCCCTACCTGTATGTCACACATGCATACAAAACACACCACTCACTCCTGAAGATGTACTCCTAGCGCTGCGCCTTCTCAGTCACAACCGGGCATTACACTGCTCCGTCGATATAGGATTTTAATTTTATGCTTGTCATAGCCATAGCAAATATTTGATGTGTTCCCTAGAACATCCCATTTCCAGTCTTTTATTCCTCATTTCCCTTATCCATCCACGttagatgatttagaagttcAGATGTAGCTGGCTAGCTATGCACcgactttccttttctttctgaaTCCAATCCACAATCGTCCCTCGCAGCTGGACAGGCGCATGTACAAACCACAGGTTGAGGAATTGAAAGATCACATTTGTCCGTCTCCCTATCTCTTGGTCATGGCATAGCAACATCTTTCCTTCCCTAGGTCCCTGAAAAGTTCTCCATGGCCGCATGCTTGTTCTCTGTGAGCTCATGCTTGCCTTCTCAATCATAATGTATGAAGCACCGTGTTTTAATTTCCAAAGCATTTGGTAGACTGTCGCTTCGTCATTCTTGCAGAAGTAATCTATTGCCTTTGGCAGCatgatctcttcaagttgcCCCAAGGTGAAGTTCACATGCAAGGAATGCTGCTCCTCACTGTAGATTGCCGGTATTGCAGGACTCCTATCTACAAGTAGAATGTCTTCTAAATGCCCATGGGGCGTCAAAAGGACTCCAACTTTCAGATATGGAGAATCTTGTACAGAATTTTTGGTTTCAAACAATAAGGACCTATGTTGGATGCACTCTGAGAGCGAGACATAGCACTGCAGATGTACTTCAATAACTGGTTCTAGAAAGGCACCTAGTAATCTTGACTTGTTTAACTCCGTACCGTGATAGAGCTTGTGCTGAACATTCTGCTTGCAACATAACGGGTTTGGGCGAAACCAATCAGTGCCAAAGTTGTGAAGATTGTCCCAATGTTCTTTGTGGTGTGTATCAACAACTGGCACCCATGAGAAGTGTTCTGTAGGTAGTTGCATAAGTTCTTTCGTAATGGTTTCAACTGTAGACTTGAAAATAGGGCCATACAGCTGTAGGCACTTAATTGCAGTCCCTACTATGTCTGTACTCTCTGAAAGCTGTAGCattaaagaaaggaaaaagtcATCTTCTGAAACATTACCATCTGTCCGAATGAAGATGAGTCTAGCCTCTATTCCATGATCTGAAGTTATATAGGGCACCAACTGTAGAAACAAAGGGCACTTGTTTGCTCGAATGATTCTGTGCTGTAGTTTCTTGCATGCAAGAAGGTGCATGATAAGAGGGTCAAAGGGCATGTGACAACGTGGCGTACCACCAAGCTCTACTAATCTCAGAAACTCTCTAGCCCCATCTGCTAACCACTCAAATCTTCGAGCAATGGAACTGTTCGACTCATCTTTGTTGAAGCTGATGACGGAGAAGACAAATGACTTAGTAGTATGTGCCATACGCACAGGAAATGAGGAATTCCTCACCCTCTTTTCTGTCTCTACATCTTCCAGGATCCTCTGTTTGCATTTGTGCAGCGTGTCATCGCACTCTTGGGCAGCACGCTTCAGCTTCCTGCGCCAACGCAACAAGGATGCATCAGTGATCTGCCACTTTCCTGACACCTCAAGAGCAGCCTCTAGCCTGATGTTTGCCATCTCTAGCCTCTCCAAGTTTCTGTTCGCATTAGATTCCTCTTTATCCCCATAATTTTGAACCAGACTAGATAGGATTTGGCTAACTGTCTCGTTGACAACTGCAGAACTGACGATCTCCGCCATCGGGATTCAAGGATCTGTAGTATCCCTTCCCTGTTCAGGAAATTCAACACAAAACAGCAAACATGAGAGACAAAAATATATGAACTTTGGATCACAAGCAAAGATTTAGCTTAGCAGCTGTAAAGAACCTACCTTTGACTGGATCACATGGGCAGCTATCCTCTGTATGTAGGGATATCTCGAGGGTAAAATCATACAGTGAGGGGCATGATGAGAACTTAGAGAGAATTCAGGGATAGCAAAGGCTTCGACGGGGAGAAAACAAGGTATGCAAGCCAATGAGGAGGGATGTGGAGGGTCTGGTCTTACCAAGGGAAAAAGAGGTAGGCAGGCAGGTCCCTCAGGATTTCAGGAAGAATTATTTGACTTGTTGTGGAAAATCAAATGAAGATCGGTGCGAATGCATGTGTGATGACTAACCACAGGAAAAGAAAGTGAGACGCAACTTGAGAATATTTTGGAATGTCTTGGTCTTGTAGATAAAACAATACAAAAACTTGGAAGTTCCTTTTTACGAGTCTTGGTCAGCAGTGGACAAGGAACTTGGAAAAACCTTGGGCGCTTGTCAGTGGCAATTTCTAGTATATGACGCCAATGTTGAAGTCTTTGTAAGGGCCCCTTAAGCAGGCGGCGCTAGGGTTGATGAATCCCTTTGCGGCGAGAGGGCGGAAAGAGGTAGGCCACGGCCAACATGGGGGAATGGGTGGATCCGGCGGGAGACGCACCTGATTCAGCGGCGCCTTTCCTCATATCCTCTGCCGCTGGTGCCCTCTGGTTGCCGCTGCGGCGCGCCCCAGCACCGCGGTGTCGCTGCGAGGCCTAGGCTCTCGCCGGCCGAGCGCGTGGCCTTCCGCTTCGCTGGCTCCGCGCCGTTGCGGATCTCGCCGTTGCTGCCCGTCAtgtttccgccgccgccgccgacccggtGCTCCGTTTCCACTGCAGACGAGCTCCTCATACCCCAGGCGACCGATTCCGACACGTTCCAGTCTCCTCCACTTGCTCCTGCTCCGCTGGCCTGAGGCTCCAGGAGCTCGGCCATGGCCGGCAGGAATCCGATCAGAGCAGCAGCGCGCCGCTCTGTCTCCATCTCTCCGACCCGTGTCTCTTGGGCCTAAAGGCCCGTAATCCCCTTGAAAAGCCCACTTAACAATTGTGGCTGCCAAATCTCAGCCCATAAGCTACAGGTCAGAGAGGCATGAAATCTTGTCGATCTTCCAAAGATTTTAAACTCATGCGTATGTTTAAAATTCGTGTCACAGCAGATGGACGACTCATATTAGGTGGGGATGCAAGCCAACCAGCCAGCATCATTTGTTGATCACATAGCACATATGTGTGCAGCtaattaattttcttttttattttgatgtgtTTCACATAGCACATATGTATAACTTATCATATGTATTAGATCCTGACTTTTACATGTATACATGCTTCAAAGCTTTGTTAAAATTGATTTAAAAATTTACGAAACCTAATTCCATATGTTCATAAAATGTGATTCAACATTAATCTAGCCATTAGCCATGGTGGGCACTTAGAGTGGCACGCTAGAGAAGATTGATATGAAGTTGAGGATTTTCTTTCAAACAATATAAAAAGAATGATGCTTTTCAAGTAAAGATACGCAGCTGActaattttccttttatttttatgtGTTTCTTTGTTCTAATATGTATAACTAATCATATCTATTACTACCTCCGTTTCAAAATATtaatcattttagcttttctagatatataggctcagctatgtatctagacatactcCGTAAGTCTATATTTAGGTGTGTAGCatctagaaaaggtaaaacgaCTTACACTTTGGAACAAAAGGAGTAGGTTCCAATTTTTACATTTAAACATGCTTCAACGTTATGTTAAACTTGATTTGGGAAAGATTGATACGAATATATTTAAGGATTTTATATGGAGTGCGTGCCATGTTAAATTTTAAATACTAAACTTTTGGGATTATTATTGGACCTATGACAATTGGCAGAGGTTGGAGACGCTTCCAAAGGGGTGGGGGCGCAACCTAACAGATTTGGTACGCAAGCTTTGGCCATGACCAACCTCCAACCTTCGCCCTGCCAACAAACATATATGGACTGTATTTAATGGGGCAGCTGAGACTCGACGTCGGCGAAGTCGAGCCGATGTGGAGCGAGCCGCACTAGATCATACACAGAGATGGATTGGGCGGTCGGCATGCATGACCAAATAGACCCGAGCATTTTAAGCCCAACCCGATCCTGATGGGTTTTGGCACGCTCACGTTAGCTGTCGAGTCGGGCATGTTCAACGAAAATCAAGCTCAAAAAAAAATCGGGCTGGCCCGAGCCACCCaagcaattaattttatttatttttcaactaaaaaagaAGGCCTGATCTAAGCCCAGCCCGAACCCAGCCCAAAAACTCGGCCTGACAACATCCATGGGATGTTCGTGAGCACAAATTTTCAGCCCAAAATGAACCGGACTTTTTACCAGCCCAGCCCGCAAAATGCTCATGTCTACCTCCAAGCTTCGCCCTGCCAACAAACATATATGGATtgtatttaaattttttttgaattggaTTGGATATTAGACAGTTTGTATTGGACTTGGATTGTTTTACGTGGTTTTAACTGGACTTGGATTGGGTTTGGATTGCTTTACGTGGTTTTAACTAGACTTGTTCATTTGGACTGGGATTGCAATGTTATTACTTACTAGGAAATATGCCTGTGCGTTGCACGGGAGGAAAAAAGCATCGCACATCCCAATACACATGGCGCAAAATTTGGGTGATAATTTGATGTTGTTTGTCAATTTTCAATTAGGCCAAATAGAATTGCTAAATtattgaatatatttttttttcttccttcattttttttatctttggcgtttgtttcttttatagcaaatatgcccgtgcgttgcaatGGGAGCCTCTATATATCATCAGCGATGCACCCCTACATATATCCTCTCTTATCGACAGTGGCGACTGACGTTCATAGTTTCTCACGAAGCTCACACTTGCATATATCCATCCTCGTTAGCCTTGGCTTTGCTTCTTTGAACGTTGTTGTTCGGTAGGCTTCACCAAGCTTGTATGCAATTCATCAGTGATGCCTTCCGCAGTCTCCCACCAATTGGTTCTTgtcttcattttccttttttctcttcttccctaCCCATCCGCAACAGAGCTCTCATTCCTTGATGGTGCAAAACAACTAACAGAATAAAATTACCTGTTGTATTATGATATTTTTGGTATTGGGGTGACCTAACTTTTTATTCTCGTTTGTAGGCCCAATCCATTCAGCCTAGCCCATTTTTAATCCAAATCCATATCATTAGCGTTaataaaagtatttttattGCAACAAAGTATTAGCTTTACAAAACATATTTATTACACCCTTCCATGTTccatacatacatatacacaATCTAACATATATAGATTTCTAGTATCCAGAAGCCTTGTAACAGTGCGTTCATCACTTTTATAGGTCAGCTTTAGCTTCAGCGAATCAGCCTAATTTGTTGCTTTTGCATTAGCTGCTGTTGAGGTCATCCTCTTCTACAGCCGGTTTTGCTTAAGGTATCTGCAACAAGAGAAACTGTATGGTTTCAGATAGAGGCAATTTTTCATGAAAGAGGGTACATATTCAGGGTACGGATTCAATTTCCCACAAAGATATGTTAAAATCAGATTACTTCATATGTGAAGATACTTCAATTTTCCACTATCAACATATCTTACCTGTAGTATACAATTATTCTTTTGTCATATGTGAAGATACTTCATATTTATCTGAATTTTGCCAGTGTGAAATCTTCTTTCAGTACTGCAAGGTCAGAATAGAATCAGTGAGAATGATAAGGCTTCAAGAAACATATTTGATGAAATTATCAATAAAATTGCTAGTGACGTTCCTGCAAGGAAGACTACTATCACACTGATTGCTACACTGGCAGATGCTTGATTCGGATGACCAGCAGTAGAGATAAGCCACTAAAACAGTTAATTCAAGCGAGGCAACAATACAAGCAAAACACTTCATGATGTAAAGACTTTGCATTACATATAGCTTACTATCCCACAAGGAACACTGAATACTGGAGAATAGCTAAACTCTGCATATAATCAGTGCAAGTACATGTACCATCTACAGCAACAGTAATTAAGAAGCAATAAACAAGTTGCAGTCCAATTAAGAAATACGAGAATCTCATGCAGTATGTAAACCTACATGGCAGTATCACCATAAAGAGAGCAGCATCAGGCTAGTAGCAGCAACTCACGTGCTAGATCTTGCCTCTAATCTCCATTTTTCCCCAAATCAGATAAAGCATCCAAGCCACAACAGTGCATCCCATGCTATTCCTCAGGCCAAGCGCCAGAGAAGCTCAATCTGTAGCAGTCCAGGGGTGCAGGCGGATTAAAGTGGAGTTGCAAAAAAGGGAGAAAGTGGAGTAGCTCGTGGCTGTACCTGTAGATTGCTGCTTGAGAGAGGAGGCAGTTAGGCAGCGGCCCCTGCTGCTCGACGGAGGGAGAGGCAGCCGCTGTTCCCGGAGGGGTGACCACTGCTTGGCCAACAGGCTTGGCCTATTGGCCACAGGAGCACAAGGGCAGAAGCCCGCCGCGAGCGGAGGCACGCGGGGTCGCCGGCAAGGGAGGGCGGTCGCGCACCGTAGGCAGCTTGGGACTGGGGTTGTGCGCAGCTGCCGGCGAGGCAAGAGTGGCTTGCGCTAGCAGGCAGCCAGGGTGTggtgccagcggcggcggcatgggagAATAGCCGGTGCACCATGCCAGATCCAgatggaggatgaggaggcggCCCGCGGggctttttttttgcaaaatcatgAAGAACTACTCCAACGACTATgggtttgattaaaaaaaagttaaggggttttttttgcaaaacgaTCGTGACGGTTAGAAGAAACAACCGCTCTTTtatatctatacctattattaaagtaaGCAACATCTCTGCCACGATTTTCATACGTCACCCTAATCTTGCAAAAAAGGTCCTGACAtttcgtgaaatcaacccgcagtccaaattcTGAAGAGAAGAGGGCCTCGGGTGTTAAAGGGAGGGAAGAGAGGGGGTTAAAGGGAAAAAGCTTCTCCTtcctttaataataggtatagatataAAAGAACCATACATAAATACCTCATCTCCCAAGCCTACTATAAATAAATATCTAACCTCATTAGCTATTCGAAATGATGTATCATGGTCCGTAGATTGTTGAATTAGTTGGACGAAAATGTTGAAACAGGCAGCAGCCAGTCGGACTACCAATCCTGCGCGTATGCCCTGTGGCCTGACTAAGAGGATCTGGACTACCAGTATTCGTATAAAGAAACTTTCATCCAACTGGATGTTGGAGGATGACCCGTGGATATGGTCGTCAACAAAGTTGACTCACTGACTTGGAAATTGACCTCATTGACTTAGTGACTTGGAAGAAGACCTCATTGACTTCTTAGTGACTTGAAAATTAGGCTAAGTTGGAAGAAGACCTCATTGACTTGGTGACTTGGAAATTAGAGACTTGCGAGATTGAATCGGCATTTTAAATAGCCTTGTTATTACTCGCTGCATCAAGGAGCACAGAGCCAAGCTATGCGGACAGCCATGGAGCACCATTGCTCCATCCTACTCGTAGCCTCCCTCCTCCTTGCATCTCCAGCATGGACATCGGCCTCCGCGGGAAGTGACGGCACCGGCGCTGACCACCGTGCGCTCATGCAGTTCCGGTCCCTCATCACGGACGACCCATACAGGGCCTTGGCATCATGGGGCGCCGGCAACAtgaccgcgccggcgccgtgcgGGTGGCACGGCGTCACGTGCGGGgtgcgcgggcgccgccgcagccgcgtgACAGCGCTGGACCTCCACGGGCTCGGCCTGGCCAGCTCCGGCACCGCGGCTCCTTCATCCCTCTCGGGCCTCACCTACCTCCGGCGACTCGACCTCTCCAGGaaccgcctcggcggcggcgtgcccTCCCCGTTGCCGCCCTCCCTCGAGCACCTCAATCTCAGCCACAACGTGCTGCAGGGGCCGGTGCCCCCAGCGCTGGGGTCACTGCACCGCCTCCAGAAGCTCAGTCTCAGCTACAACAACCTCACCGGAGCAATCCCTGCCTCCCTTGGCAACCTCACCTCCCTCACCATCCTCGGCCTCGCCAACAACAACCTTGCCGGCGCCATCCCTGGCGCTCTCGGCAACCTCAAAGCTCTCACCGGCCTCTACCTCTCCAGCAATAACCTCACCGGAGCAATCCCTGCCTCCCTTGGCAACCTCACCTCCCTCACCATCCTCGGCCTCGCCAGCAACAACCTCGCCGACGCCATCCCTGGCAGTCTCGGCAACCTCAAAGCTCTCACCGGCCTCTACCTCAACCAGAACATGCTCCAAGGATCCATACCTTCCGCCATGTTTAACATCTCCTCTCTCCAGGATCTTAACGTGCAGTTCAACAACCTCACCGGAGCAATCCCTGCCTCCCTTGGCAACCTCACCTCCCTCACCATCCTCAGCCTCACCAGCAACAACCTTGCCGGCGCCATCCCTGGCGCTCTCGGCAACCTCGAAGCTCTCACCGACCTCTACCTCGCCCGCAACAACCTCACCGGAGCAATCCCTGCCTCCCTTGGCAACCTCACCTCCCTCACCATCCTCAGCCTCGCCAGCAACAACCTGCCGGCGCCATCCCTGGCGCTCTCGGCAACCTCAAAGCTCTCACCGGCCTCTACCTCTCCAGCAATAACCTCACCGGAGCAATCCCTGCCTCCCTTGGCAACCTCACCTCCCTCACCATCCTCGGCCTCGCCAACAACAACCTCGCCGACGCCATCCCTGGCAGTCTCGGCAACCTCAAAGCTCTCACC
The genomic region above belongs to Setaria italica strain Yugu1 chromosome VI, Setaria_italica_v2.0, whole genome shotgun sequence and contains:
- the LOC101772740 gene encoding uncharacterized protein LOC101772740 is translated as MAEIVSSAVVNETVSQILSSLVQNYGDKEESNANRNLERLEMANIRLEAALEVSGKWQITDASLLRWRRKLKRAAQECDDTLHKCKQRILEDVETEKRVRNSSFPVRMAHTTKSFVFSVISFNKDESNSSIARRFEWLADGAREFLRLVELGGTPRCHMPFDPLIMHLLACKKLQHRIIRANKCPLFLQLVPYITSDHGIEARLIFIRTDGNVSEDDFFLSLMLQLSESTDIVGTAIKCLQLYGPIFKSTVETITKELMQLPTEHFSWVPVVDTHHKEHWDNLHNFGTDWFRPNPLCCKQNVQHKLYHGTELNKSRLLGAFLEPVIEVHLQCYVSLSECIQHRSLLFETKNSVQDSPYLKVGVLLTPHGHLEDILLVDRSPAIPAIYSEEQHSLHVNFTLGQLEEIMLPKAIDYFCKNDEATVYQMLWKLKHGASYIMIEKASMSSQRTSMRPWRTFQGPREGKMLLCHDQEIGRRTNVIFQFLNLWFVHAPVQLRGTIVDWIQKEKESRCIASQLHLNF
- the LOC105914537 gene encoding probable leucine-rich repeat receptor-like protein kinase At1g35710 — translated: MRTAMEHHCSILLVASLLLASPAWTSASAGSDGTGADHRALMQFRSLITDDPYRALASWGAGNMTAPAPCGWHGVTCGVRGRRRSRVTALDLHGLGLASSGTAAPSSLSGLTYLRRLDLSRNRLGGGVPSPLPPSLEHLNLSHNVLQGPVPPALGSLHRLQKLSLSYNNLTGAIPASLGNLTSLTILGLANNNLAGAIPGALGNLKALTGLYLSSNNLTGAIPASLGNLTSLTILGLASNNLADAIPGSLGNLKALTGLYLNQNMLQGSIPSAMFNISSLQDLNVQFNNLTGAIPASLGNLTSLTILSLTSNNLAGAIPGALGNLEALTDLYLARNNLTGAIPASLGNLTSLTILSLASNNLNNLTGAIPASLGNLTSLTILGLANNNLADAIPGSLGNLKALTGLYLNQNMLQGSIPSAMFNISSLQDLNVQFNNLTGAIPASLGNLTSLTILSLTSNNLAGAIPSALGNLEALTGLYLGFNMLQGSIPSTLGNLKALTGLFLHYNMLQGSIPSAVFNISSLQKLDVQMNNLTGTLPPNAGGRLPRLTWFAVNNNRLHGTIPPSLCNASKLELAQMSDNSFSGVIPNCLGTHLKNLWALRLDSNKLEANVDADWGFMDSLTNCSNLKVIDLARNKLGGMLPGSIANLSTSMEYLSISNNMVSGQIPQEIGNLVNLKRIYMDRNNLTGIIP